A region from the Spiroplasma taiwanense CT-1 genome encodes:
- the atpG gene encoding ATP synthase F1 subunit gamma — protein sequence MSNLSELKIEISSIKDIGKITGAMELVATAKLKKISKRMENIQTYLNEVYDVFNYIISHSEDSIYLKKENKPIHNTLWIVITSNLGLCGGYNSSIFKLIKPLINKKSDSVYAIGNKSIKFCNNNDLTIKGSLTDVDVDFSNEQSRQLAVNILDYYIKNEFDSIKIVYTKFINNVTFEPKILEMFPITKKLGEESSFEDVTLEPDPETLLTTSVSMYLNTILFGTIIESLVSEHASRRMAMEAATKNGRDLSDSLTKLFNRKRQENITQEISEIVGGANAQNDN from the coding sequence ATGTCAAATTTAAGTGAATTAAAAATAGAAATAAGTTCTATTAAAGATATTGGGAAAATAACTGGTGCAATGGAATTAGTAGCAACAGCAAAACTTAAAAAAATATCAAAAAGAATGGAAAATATTCAAACATATTTAAATGAAGTATATGATGTTTTTAATTATATTATTTCTCATTCCGAAGATTCAATCTATCTGAAAAAAGAAAATAAACCAATACATAATACTTTATGAATTGTAATAACATCAAATCTAGGTTTATGTGGAGGGTATAATTCAAGCATTTTTAAACTAATAAAACCATTAATAAATAAAAAAAGTGATTCAGTTTATGCAATTGGTAATAAGAGTATAAAATTTTGTAATAATAATGATTTAACTATAAAAGGTTCATTAACAGATGTTGATGTAGATTTTTCAAATGAACAATCAAGACAATTAGCTGTAAATATTTTAGACTATTATATTAAGAATGAATTTGATTCAATTAAAATCGTTTACACAAAATTTATAAATAATGTCACATTTGAACCAAAAATTCTTGAAATGTTTCCTATTACTAAAAAATTAGGGGAAGAATCAAGTTTTGAAGATGTTACTTTGGAACCTGATCCAGAAACTTTACTAACTACAAGTGTTTCTATGTATTTAAATACAATTTTATTTGGAACAATAATAGAATCATTAGTTTCAGAACATGCAAGTAGAAGAATGGCAATGGAAGCTGCAACAAAAAATGGAAGAGATCTTTCAGATTCACTAACCAAATTATTTAATAGAAAAAGACAAGAAAATATTACACAGGAAATTAGTGAAATTGTTGGTGGAGCAAATGCTCAAAATGATAATTAG
- the secA gene encoding preprotein translocase subunit SecA codes for MARDKSIIKKHGKIADQIISLESEYEKLNDEQLKTKTSEFKERIANGESLDSILVEAFATVREAANRILGMKTYRVQLIGAIILHQGDIAEMKTGEGKTLTGLFPAYLNALSGLGVHVVTVNEYLSKRDSEINGQVYNLLGLTVGLNGRDLTKDAKRRAYAQDITYTTNSELGFDYLRDNMVYKFEQKVQRKLNYAIIDEADSILIDEARTPLIISGGSQNRINMYKAADSFAKTLNQMDHVEIDLESKQVYLSDKGIHKAQSYFSIDNLFDFRNTGVFHLIMNALKANFTFKKEVEYTVQDNEIILIDQFTGRTMPGRAYSDGLQQALQAKEGVSIEEETATLATITYQNFYRLYNKLSGMTGTAKTEEEEFIKIYNTRVICCPTNKPIIRVDEADLTFGTINAKLKKLIVDLKELNEIGRPVLIGTTSVESSEQVARYLENANLKFEMINAKNHHREAEIVEKAGNLGAITLATNMAGRGTDIKLTDETRKLGGLFVMGIERNEARRIDNQLRGRSGRQGDPGNSRFYISMEDELMVRFTAPKVREMFLKLGDDHIKSKMFTRAITNAQKKLEGLNFDQRKNVLDYDNILSQQREAMYSQRDGILQQEDLKVVLSRFHYTIAFEMVERNSELVRGEGTINLKSLIDSVDGQLIPKNSLSEDDLAGLEKGQIAKLISEKMMIFYLAKISDVPENVISELERRTILQAFDKHWTKHINLAQKLRSGIYLQQYAQNNPLHEYVEESAKLFAKMKVAIAEESVEKLNNSFIKEVSQEYLNQSMDIGKRVINITDKDIDVILEEWNIEKNKFSRPFVEKKLKEFQETFKDDQSKLERLGYQFTVLDGLMKKLDEMFMAKNKQTLKVSQEGIDKIIAKFGLTQKLFTAEEVKLKFEELSKSADQSEINNLLIETQILLAIANQLKEQKSEFVITDKEGKVEKKFKTNDDGSISEDDIKDTEQVQTKIKIG; via the coding sequence ATGGCAAGAGATAAATCAATAATTAAAAAACATGGTAAAATAGCAGATCAAATTATTTCTCTTGAATCTGAATATGAAAAATTAAACGATGAACAATTAAAAACAAAAACAAGTGAATTTAAAGAAAGAATAGCGAATGGAGAATCGCTTGATAGTATTTTAGTTGAAGCATTTGCAACTGTTAGAGAAGCTGCAAATAGAATTTTAGGAATGAAAACATATCGTGTTCAATTAATTGGTGCAATTATTTTACATCAAGGAGATATAGCAGAAATGAAAACAGGGGAAGGTAAAACCTTAACAGGTTTATTTCCAGCTTATTTAAATGCATTATCTGGATTGGGAGTTCACGTTGTTACAGTAAATGAATATCTTTCAAAAAGAGATAGTGAAATTAATGGACAAGTTTATAATCTTTTAGGATTAACTGTTGGATTAAATGGAAGAGATCTTACAAAAGATGCTAAAAGAAGAGCATATGCACAAGATATTACATATACTACAAATTCAGAATTGGGTTTTGATTATTTAAGAGATAACATGGTTTATAAATTCGAACAAAAAGTTCAAAGAAAATTAAATTATGCCATTATTGATGAGGCTGATTCAATCTTAATTGACGAAGCAAGAACACCACTAATTATTTCTGGTGGAAGTCAAAATAGAATTAATATGTATAAAGCTGCAGATTCATTTGCAAAAACATTAAATCAAATGGATCATGTTGAGATTGATTTGGAATCAAAACAAGTTTATTTATCTGATAAAGGAATTCATAAAGCGCAAAGTTATTTTAGTATTGATAATCTTTTTGATTTTAGAAATACGGGAGTTTTTCACTTAATTATGAATGCTTTGAAAGCTAATTTTACTTTTAAAAAAGAAGTTGAGTATACAGTTCAAGATAATGAAATTATTTTAATAGATCAATTTACAGGAAGAACAATGCCAGGTCGTGCTTATAGTGATGGTTTACAACAAGCACTTCAAGCTAAAGAAGGTGTTTCAATTGAAGAAGAAACAGCAACTCTTGCAACTATAACTTATCAAAATTTTTATAGACTTTATAATAAACTTTCTGGTATGACAGGAACTGCAAAAACAGAAGAAGAAGAATTCATTAAAATTTATAATACAAGAGTTATTTGTTGTCCAACAAATAAACCAATTATTAGAGTAGATGAAGCTGATTTAACTTTTGGAACTATAAATGCAAAATTAAAGAAATTAATTGTAGATTTAAAAGAATTAAATGAAATTGGAAGACCTGTTTTAATTGGAACAACCTCAGTTGAATCTTCTGAACAAGTGGCAAGGTATTTGGAAAATGCAAATCTTAAATTTGAAATGATAAATGCAAAAAATCACCATAGAGAAGCTGAAATAGTTGAAAAAGCAGGAAATTTAGGAGCAATTACTTTAGCAACAAATATGGCAGGGCGTGGTACTGATATTAAATTAACAGATGAAACAAGAAAACTTGGTGGTTTATTTGTTATGGGAATAGAAAGAAATGAAGCTAGAAGAATTGATAATCAACTTAGAGGTAGAAGTGGTAGACAAGGAGATCCAGGTAATTCAAGATTCTATATTTCAATGGAAGATGAATTAATGGTTAGGTTTACTGCTCCAAAAGTTAGAGAGATGTTCTTAAAATTAGGTGATGATCATATTAAATCTAAAATGTTTACAAGAGCAATTACAAATGCTCAAAAAAAACTGGAAGGTTTAAATTTTGATCAACGTAAAAATGTTTTAGATTATGATAATATTTTAAGTCAACAACGTGAGGCAATGTATTCACAACGTGATGGTATTCTGCAACAAGAAGATTTAAAAGTTGTTTTATCAAGATTCCATTATACAATTGCTTTTGAAATGGTTGAAAGAAATTCTGAATTAGTTAGAGGAGAAGGAACAATTAACCTTAAATCATTAATTGATTCTGTTGATGGTCAATTAATTCCAAAAAATTCATTATCAGAGGATGATTTGGCTGGTTTGGAAAAAGGACAAATTGCAAAATTAATATCAGAAAAAATGATGATTTTTTATTTAGCAAAAATTTCAGATGTACCTGAAAATGTAATAAGTGAACTAGAAAGAAGAACGATTCTTCAAGCATTTGATAAACATTGAACTAAACATATAAACTTAGCTCAGAAATTAAGAAGTGGTATTTACTTACAACAGTATGCACAAAATAATCCTTTACATGAATATGTCGAGGAATCTGCAAAATTATTTGCAAAAATGAAAGTTGCAATTGCTGAAGAAAGTGTTGAAAAATTAAATAATTCATTTATTAAAGAAGTAAGTCAAGAATATTTAAATCAAAGTATGGATATTGGGAAAAGGGTTATTAATATAACAGATAAAGATATTGATGTTATTTTAGAGGAGTGAAATATTGAAAAAAATAAATTTTCGAGACCATTTGTAGAAAAAAAATTAAAAGAATTTCAAGAAACATTTAAAGATGATCAATCAAAATTGGAAAGATTAGGTTATCAATTTACTGTTCTTGATGGATTGATGAAAAAATTGGATGAAATGTTTATGGCAAAAAATAAACAAACCCTAAAGGTTTCACAAGAAGGTATTGATAAAATTATTGCAAAGTTTGGATTAACTCAAAAATTATTTACTGCAGAAGAAGTTAAATTAAAATTTGAAGAATTATCTAAATCAGCAGATCAAAGTGAAATAAATAATTTATTAATAGAAACTCAAATTTTATTAGCAATAGCAAATCAATTAAAAGAACAGAAAAGTGAATTTGTTATAACTGATAAAGAGGGTAAAGTTGAGAAAAAATTTAAGACAAATGATGATGGTTCAATATCAGAAGATGATATAAAGGATACTGAACAAGTTCAAACTAAAATTAAAATTGGTTAA
- the atpF gene encoding F0F1 ATP synthase subunit B, translated as MLLFLAEGTAGIPNVVENLFPNLPNFIAHILSTVVIILLLSKLVYKPFRETIKERRRKINELLDEASSKQAIANKNNKEAVTFLDSAKEESKEIISVAKIEADKLKIGIIDDARKEATNIQLHAKQTIEFERKQAQDEIRKEVIDLAFSAAEKLIETNISKDKNQKMIEDFLNSLDK; from the coding sequence ATGTTATTATTTTTAGCCGAAGGAACTGCAGGAATTCCAAACGTTGTAGAAAATTTATTCCCGAATTTACCAAATTTTATAGCACATATTTTATCAACAGTAGTAATAATTTTATTATTATCAAAATTAGTGTATAAACCTTTTAGAGAAACAATAAAGGAAAGACGTAGAAAAATTAATGAATTGCTTGATGAAGCTTCTTCAAAACAAGCAATTGCAAATAAAAATAATAAAGAGGCAGTTACATTTTTAGATTCTGCAAAAGAAGAATCAAAAGAAATAATTAGTGTTGCAAAAATAGAGGCAGATAAATTAAAAATCGGAATTATTGATGATGCAAGAAAAGAAGCAACAAATATCCAATTGCATGCTAAGCAAACAATTGAATTTGAAAGAAAGCAGGCTCAAGATGAAATAAGGAAAGAAGTAATTGATTTAGCTTTTTCTGCTGCAGAAAAATTAATTGAAACAAATATTTCAAAAGATAAAAATCAAAAAATGATTGAAGATTTTTTGAATAGTTTGGATAAATAA
- the atpA gene encoding F0F1 ATP synthase subunit alpha, which yields MPLKINEISEVIKKQIKQYGKDVIESEEGTVASIGDGVTLLFGLDKVMMGELLVFPNNIFGMALNLEDGAVGAVIIGDDSQIVQGDKVMRTGKVVETPVGDELLGRVLNGIGNPIDGNGPLNNKKFTAVEKIASGVMSRKSVNQPLETGILSIDSIIPIGKGQRELIIGDRQTGKTAIAIDAIINQIGKNVKCIYVAIGQKESTVAQVVEKLKQAGSMEYTTVISASASESAPMQYIAPYTGVSIAEEWMIKGDDVLIIYDDLSKHAIAYRTLALLLRRPPGREAYPGDVFYLHSRLLERAARVNEKFGGGSITALPIIETQAGDISAYIPTNVISITDGQIFLSEQLFNSGIRPAVDTGLSVSRVGSSAQIKAVKQMGGTLKLELAQYYELQSFAKFGSDLDETTKATLDHGSKIVELLKQRQYKPISQIDQAIILLAIKDRLIKWLPLDEMILFKESIIKHFNSDNKAMALRKLLETEKEFSSELEKDIKIELVKILKDITSKIKGWNVEEFGKQKEFLEL from the coding sequence GTGCCACTTAAAATAAATGAAATATCTGAAGTAATAAAAAAACAAATAAAACAATATGGTAAAGATGTTATTGAATCTGAAGAGGGAACAGTTGCAAGTATTGGGGATGGAGTAACTTTATTATTTGGTTTAGATAAAGTTATGATGGGTGAATTATTAGTTTTTCCAAATAATATTTTTGGAATGGCTTTAAATTTAGAAGACGGTGCTGTTGGTGCTGTTATTATTGGAGATGATTCACAAATTGTTCAAGGTGATAAAGTTATGAGAACAGGAAAGGTAGTTGAAACACCAGTAGGTGATGAACTATTAGGAAGAGTTTTAAATGGTATAGGAAATCCAATTGATGGGAATGGCCCATTAAACAATAAGAAATTTACTGCTGTTGAGAAAATTGCTTCAGGAGTTATGTCAAGAAAATCAGTTAACCAGCCTTTAGAAACAGGAATTTTATCAATTGATTCAATTATACCAATCGGAAAAGGTCAAAGAGAATTAATCATAGGAGATAGACAAACAGGTAAAACTGCAATTGCAATTGATGCAATAATTAATCAAATTGGCAAAAATGTTAAATGTATTTATGTTGCTATTGGACAAAAAGAATCAACAGTTGCCCAGGTTGTAGAAAAATTAAAACAAGCGGGTTCAATGGAATATACAACTGTAATTTCTGCTTCTGCTTCTGAGTCAGCACCAATGCAATATATTGCACCATATACAGGTGTATCAATTGCAGAAGAATGAATGATAAAGGGAGATGATGTCTTAATTATTTATGATGATCTTTCAAAACATGCTATCGCTTATAGAACACTGGCTCTTTTATTAAGAAGACCACCAGGGCGTGAAGCATATCCAGGGGATGTTTTTTATTTACATTCAAGATTACTTGAAAGAGCAGCAAGGGTAAATGAAAAATTTGGGGGAGGAAGTATTACTGCTCTTCCAATTATTGAAACCCAAGCAGGAGATATATCAGCATATATTCCCACAAATGTTATTTCAATTACAGATGGACAAATTTTTTTATCTGAACAGTTATTTAATTCAGGAATAAGACCTGCAGTTGATACTGGACTTTCAGTTTCAAGAGTTGGTTCATCTGCACAGATTAAGGCAGTTAAACAAATGGGTGGGACTTTAAAATTAGAATTAGCTCAATATTATGAACTGCAATCATTTGCAAAATTTGGGAGTGATTTAGATGAAACAACTAAAGCGACTTTAGATCATGGTTCAAAAATTGTTGAATTACTAAAACAAAGACAGTATAAACCAATTTCTCAAATTGATCAAGCTATTATATTACTTGCAATTAAAGATAGACTTATTAAATGATTACCATTAGATGAAATGATTTTATTTAAAGAATCAATAATTAAACATTTTAATTCTGATAATAAAGCAATGGCTTTAAGAAAATTATTGGAAACAGAAAAAGAATTTAGTAGTGAACTTGAAAAAGATATTAAAATTGAATTAGTAAAAATTTTAAAAGATATTACTTCTAAAATCAAGGGTTGAAATGTTGAAGAATTTGGTAAGCAAAAAGAGTTTTTAGAATTATAG
- a CDS encoding F0F1 ATP synthase subunit epsilon produces MERIKLKIITPEGIYIDDLDVDYVSVRTTAGQIAIYANHTPIVSTLIIGDMKYEREKDKKYIHLHRGIIQVSKKQVKILTQRLYEVDERGKKIK; encoded by the coding sequence GTGGAAAGAATTAAATTAAAAATAATAACACCTGAAGGAATTTATATTGATGATTTAGATGTTGATTATGTAAGTGTTCGAACAACAGCAGGACAAATTGCAATTTATGCAAATCATACACCAATTGTATCTACATTAATTATTGGTGATATGAAATATGAAAGAGAAAAAGATAAAAAATATATTCATTTGCATAGAGGAATAATACAAGTTTCAAAAAAACAAGTTAAAATTTTGACTCAAAGACTTTATGAAGTTGATGAAAGAGGAAAAAAAATAAAATAA
- a CDS encoding IMPACT family protein, with product MVYLNVLENDFVLKDEKTIKKSKFITYIAKINNKKELIFFINQYKDPKASHNCYAFRYGRDKLNYGYNNDGEPKGTAGEPLLKLIEINNLTNIIIFVIRYFGGIKLGTGRLQKAYNNSAIEIIKNNNIKELKILLYIKISFNISNIKTIKMYFKKIDAKDILYEFNNETVFFSGKINNIKQLDPIISKIKVLETEKNYF from the coding sequence ATGGTTTATTTAAATGTTTTAGAAAATGATTTTGTTTTAAAAGACGAAAAAACTATAAAAAAATCAAAGTTTATTACCTACATTGCAAAAATTAATAATAAAAAAGAGCTAATTTTTTTTATTAATCAGTATAAAGACCCAAAAGCAAGTCATAATTGTTATGCTTTTAGATATGGTAGAGATAAATTAAATTATGGTTATAATAACGACGGTGAACCAAAAGGAACAGCTGGTGAACCATTATTGAAATTAATAGAAATAAATAATTTGACAAATATAATTATTTTTGTAATTAGATATTTTGGTGGAATCAAATTGGGAACAGGTAGATTACAAAAAGCATATAATAATTCAGCTATTGAAATAATAAAAAATAATAATATTAAAGAATTAAAAATTTTGCTATACATAAAGATTAGTTTTAATATTTCAAATATTAAAACTATAAAAATGTATTTTAAAAAAATAGATGCTAAAGATATATTATATGAATTCAATAATGAAACTGTTTTTTTTAGTGGAAAAATCAATAATATAAAACAATTAGATCCAATAATAAGTAAAATTAAAGTTTTAGAAACAGAAAAAAATTATTTTTAG
- a CDS encoding F0F1 ATP synthase subunit delta produces MIKQSLIINWAEAIFEIAKEKNKVKEYCEILSELLEIFKENAEAIEFIANRNILLETRLKFIDLIFANKIEAELLNTLKLLVERNYFGSIIYILSEAIKKIYEQLEIQNGVIYSTQKLDDKLIKKIEKKIELKINQKIKLENKIDNNLLAGIRIEVLNKKYDFSLKGKIEDMKSIILTNRN; encoded by the coding sequence ATGATTAAACAAAGTTTGATTATCAATTGAGCTGAAGCTATTTTTGAAATTGCAAAAGAAAAAAATAAAGTTAAAGAATATTGTGAAATACTTTCTGAATTACTAGAAATATTTAAAGAAAATGCTGAAGCAATAGAATTTATTGCTAACAGAAATATTCTTCTTGAAACAAGATTGAAATTTATTGATTTAATTTTTGCAAATAAAATTGAAGCAGAATTATTAAATACATTAAAATTATTAGTTGAAAGAAATTATTTTGGATCAATAATATATATTTTGAGTGAAGCAATTAAAAAAATATACGAACAGTTAGAAATTCAAAATGGCGTAATTTATTCAACTCAAAAATTAGATGATAAATTGATTAAAAAAATAGAAAAAAAAATTGAATTAAAAATTAATCAAAAAATAAAATTAGAAAATAAAATTGACAATAATTTATTGGCAGGAATTAGAATTGAAGTTTTGAATAAAAAATATGATTTTTCTTTAAAAGGAAAAATAGAAGATATGAAATCTATAATTCTTACAAATAGAAATTAG
- the atpD gene encoding F0F1 ATP synthase subunit beta, with protein sequence MQLKITEGKVVQVLGPVVDIKFNPNEMPTLYNIIELDNRGVKLVLEVVQHIGDDLVRTIAMGPTEGLVRGLIAKNTGKPISVPVGEKVLGRMFNVLGEPIDDKPPVTDSKFMPIHRLAPPFDELATSAEILETGIKVIDLMMPFSKGGKIGLFGGAGVGKTVLVQELINNVAKAHGGISVFAGVGERTREGNDLYYEMIDAGVIDKTSLVFGQMNEPPGARMRVALTGLTIAEYFRDEKNQDVLLFIDNIFRFTQAGSEVSALLGRMPSAVGYQPTLSTEMGALQERITSTQKGSITSVQAVYVPADDLTDPAPATTFTHLDARVVLDRTIASLGIYPAIDPLNSSSRMLDPEIVGEEHYQIALKVQEALQKYKELQSIIAILGMEELSEEDKIIVNRARKIRNFMSQPFTVGEKFTGRSGKYVTISDTIKSFKAILNGELDDVPEVLFMYAGSIDEVILKYKESK encoded by the coding sequence ATGCAATTAAAAATTACAGAAGGTAAAGTAGTTCAAGTTTTAGGACCAGTTGTTGATATAAAATTCAATCCAAATGAAATGCCAACATTATATAACATAATTGAATTAGATAATCGTGGAGTTAAATTGGTTTTAGAAGTTGTTCAACATATTGGAGATGATTTAGTAAGAACAATTGCAATGGGTCCAACAGAAGGATTAGTTAGAGGACTTATTGCAAAAAATACAGGAAAACCAATTTCTGTACCAGTTGGTGAAAAAGTATTGGGAAGAATGTTTAATGTTCTAGGTGAACCAATCGACGATAAACCACCAGTAACAGACTCAAAATTTATGCCAATCCATAGATTAGCACCACCTTTTGATGAGTTAGCAACGTCTGCTGAGATATTAGAGACTGGAATTAAAGTTATTGATTTAATGATGCCTTTTTCAAAAGGTGGGAAAATTGGTTTATTTGGTGGAGCTGGTGTAGGAAAAACAGTTTTGGTTCAAGAATTAATTAATAATGTGGCAAAAGCACATGGTGGAATTTCAGTTTTTGCAGGTGTTGGTGAAAGAACCAGAGAAGGAAATGACTTATACTATGAAATGATTGATGCAGGAGTTATTGATAAAACTTCACTTGTATTTGGTCAAATGAATGAACCTCCTGGAGCAAGAATGAGAGTTGCTCTTACAGGTTTAACAATTGCAGAATATTTTAGAGATGAAAAAAATCAAGATGTATTATTATTTATTGATAACATTTTTAGATTTACTCAAGCAGGTTCAGAAGTTTCTGCATTACTTGGAAGAATGCCATCTGCTGTTGGTTATCAACCAACACTTTCAACAGAAATGGGAGCATTACAAGAAAGAATTACTTCAACTCAAAAGGGTTCAATAACATCTGTTCAAGCAGTCTATGTTCCAGCAGATGATTTAACAGATCCTGCTCCGGCAACAACTTTTACTCACTTAGATGCAAGAGTTGTTTTGGATAGAACAATTGCTTCGTTGGGAATTTATCCAGCAATTGATCCTTTGAATTCAAGTTCAAGAATGTTAGATCCAGAAATTGTTGGAGAAGAACATTATCAAATAGCATTAAAAGTTCAAGAAGCTCTTCAAAAGTATAAAGAATTACAATCAATAATTGCAATTTTAGGTATGGAAGAACTTTCAGAAGAAGATAAAATTATTGTTAATAGAGCAAGAAAAATAAGAAATTTTATGTCTCAACCTTTTACAGTTGGTGAAAAATTTACAGGTAGAAGTGGTAAGTATGTTACTATATCCGATACAATTAAATCATTTAAAGCAATATTAAATGGTGAGCTTGATGATGTTCCTGAGGTTTTATTTATGTATGCTGGTTCTATTGACGAAGTTATTTTGAAATATAAAGAATCAAAATAG
- a CDS encoding 5'-3' exonuclease, protein MEKRKVVIIDGYHLLHKGYYGSLKRKKIAINREGVLINAVYVFVANIYQMIQSNEYYTIIVTFDVGKECWRKEIYPEYKATRKETPCDLIPQMQLVRDFLTSANIPWYEKCKYEGDDIMGTISRIAVKLGYKVDIISNDKDTYQLVSKDVCIISQQSKKTKKEIITEKDVFEKFGCKPCQIPDMKSLLGDHSDNIKGVKGMHYNTAVKLITKYGCVENIFKNLNDFPYDHQKKLEQCKEQVLMNKKIAKILKNVDIGKINFRPLKINYIRFMGFLKREKMWAFTKMIEEKAKDQLQFRENKKIELQN, encoded by the coding sequence ATGGAAAAACGTAAAGTTGTTATAATTGACGGCTATCATTTATTACATAAGGGATACTATGGAAGTCTTAAAAGAAAAAAAATAGCAATTAATAGAGAAGGTGTTTTAATAAATGCTGTCTATGTTTTTGTAGCAAATATATATCAAATGATTCAATCAAATGAGTACTATACCATAATTGTAACTTTTGACGTAGGTAAAGAATGTTGAAGGAAAGAAATTTATCCAGAATATAAAGCAACAAGAAAAGAAACACCTTGTGATTTGATACCTCAAATGCAATTAGTAAGAGATTTTCTTACCTCAGCAAATATACCTTGATATGAAAAATGTAAATATGAAGGTGATGATATAATGGGCACAATTTCAAGAATTGCTGTTAAACTTGGATATAAAGTTGATATAATTTCAAATGATAAAGATACTTATCAATTAGTAAGCAAAGATGTTTGTATTATTTCACAGCAATCAAAAAAAACTAAAAAAGAAATAATAACAGAAAAAGATGTATTTGAAAAATTTGGTTGTAAACCATGTCAAATTCCTGATATGAAGTCATTATTAGGAGATCATTCAGATAATATTAAGGGTGTCAAGGGAATGCACTATAATACAGCTGTTAAATTGATAACAAAATATGGTTGCGTAGAAAATATTTTTAAGAATTTAAATGATTTCCCATATGATCATCAAAAAAAACTTGAACAATGTAAAGAGCAAGTTCTTATGAATAAAAAGATAGCAAAAATTTTAAAAAATGTAGATATTGGAAAAATTAATTTTAGACCATTAAAAATTAATTATATTCGTTTTATGGGTTTTTTGAAAAGAGAAAAAATGTGAGCATTTACTAAAATGATTGAAGAAAAAGCAAAAGATCAATTACAGTTTCGAGAAAATAAAAAAATAGAATTACAAAATTAA